In Bacillota bacterium, a single genomic region encodes these proteins:
- a CDS encoding LacI family transcriptional regulator, whose protein sequence is MRKENIYRYPKKDVANVVSMSDIAELLGVSCATVSRALNNSPKISAETKQRVLQAAEKLGYLDKLAAKRQQVVKKIGFIISKEYFGTHELFYTRVLLGSEKRANKDNMRVNLFTFDGQESVEWLFGELKEFKIDGVIVAAVVSAKLLKRLLATGVKIVLVDFEHESLPVVEPDNFHGAYQAVQHLYMRGRQQIAFVSGEQDHPCMRQRYYGYRAAVEEGPGDFRPELAVLSTGCCSVEDMATGLMRAFQEKSIRIPEDVSVVGFDDLEMGVYTTPSLSTVRIHKERMGEIAAAMLVNWPLGWETPGWRVIVPTELVIRQSS, encoded by the coding sequence ATGCGTAAAGAAAACATATATCGCTACCCCAAGAAGGATGTGGCAAACGTGGTCAGCATGTCGGATATTGCGGAACTGTTGGGCGTCTCCTGTGCCACAGTATCTAGGGCCCTGAACAATTCACCGAAGATTAGCGCGGAAACCAAGCAGAGAGTCCTACAGGCTGCTGAAAAACTTGGATATCTGGACAAACTTGCGGCCAAGCGGCAGCAAGTGGTGAAGAAGATCGGGTTTATCATCAGTAAAGAGTACTTTGGCACCCACGAGCTCTTTTACACAAGGGTCCTGTTGGGTTCAGAGAAAAGGGCCAACAAAGATAACATGCGGGTGAACCTCTTTACCTTCGACGGACAGGAGTCCGTGGAGTGGCTCTTTGGGGAGCTTAAGGAATTCAAAATTGACGGTGTCATCGTGGCCGCGGTTGTTTCAGCAAAGCTTCTAAAACGTCTATTGGCTACGGGTGTCAAGATTGTCTTGGTGGACTTTGAACACGAGTCACTTCCGGTGGTGGAGCCGGACAACTTCCACGGTGCCTACCAGGCAGTGCAACACCTTTACATGCGGGGTCGCCAACAGATAGCCTTTGTCAGCGGGGAGCAGGACCATCCCTGCATGCGGCAGAGGTATTACGGTTACCGGGCGGCGGTGGAGGAGGGTCCTGGGGACTTCCGACCGGAGCTGGCGGTGTTGAGTACCGGGTGTTGTTCTGTGGAGGACATGGCCACCGGTCTTATGCGGGCCTTTCAGGAAAAGAGCATACGGATTCCAGAGGATGTTTCGGTGGTGGGCTTCGACGACCTTGAGATGGGTGTTTACACCACCCCTTCCCTGTCCACGGTCCGCATCCATAAGGAACGTATGGGGGAAATTGCTGCGGCCATGTTGGTAAACTGGCCGCTGGGATGGGAAACCCCTGGCTGGCGGGTGATTGTGCCCACGGAACTGGTGATCCGCCAGTCCAGTTAA
- a CDS encoding class II fructose-bisphosphate aldolase produces MPLVDLPTVLGPARKAGYAVGAFNITGLDMIEPILDVATELRSPVILSIAEVHLKYIDLEEACFVARAQAAKAPIPVVLHLDHGLNFDTVMKAIRFGCTAVMFDGSTLPYGDNVARTREIVQIAHGAGISVEAELGCVLGGEGTGEAQAADPTRFTIPEQAVEFVAATGIDALAVAFGTVHGFYKGKPQLDLERLRKIRDLVAVPLVMHGGSGLSDEDFQAAIGAGISKVNYFTEMSVEAVKEAKRAVTDGSVTRLPDLLTILKSTVSRCVREKIKVFGSEGKA; encoded by the coding sequence ATGCCCTTAGTAGATCTGCCAACGGTCCTCGGACCTGCCCGGAAGGCGGGTTATGCAGTAGGGGCCTTCAACATTACGGGGCTCGACATGATCGAGCCCATTCTTGATGTGGCCACGGAACTTCGCTCACCGGTCATCTTGAGCATCGCGGAAGTGCATCTCAAATACATAGATTTGGAGGAGGCCTGTTTTGTGGCCCGGGCCCAGGCGGCTAAGGCACCGATCCCAGTGGTGCTCCATCTGGACCATGGTCTGAATTTCGACACGGTGATGAAAGCGATCCGTTTCGGCTGTACCGCGGTGATGTTCGATGGTTCTACCCTGCCCTATGGGGATAATGTGGCCCGCACCAGGGAGATCGTGCAGATTGCCCATGGGGCCGGGATCAGCGTGGAGGCGGAGTTGGGCTGTGTTTTGGGCGGTGAAGGAACCGGTGAGGCCCAAGCCGCGGATCCCACCAGGTTTACCATTCCCGAGCAGGCAGTAGAATTTGTGGCAGCCACGGGGATCGATGCCTTGGCCGTGGCCTTCGGCACTGTCCACGGCTTTTACAAGGGCAAGCCGCAGCTAGATCTGGAACGCCTGCGTAAGATCAGAGATTTGGTGGCTGTACCCTTGGTGATGCACGGGGGTTCGGGTCTTAGTGATGAGGATTTCCAAGCGGCCATCGGAGCCGGGATTAGCAAAGTCAACTATTTTACGGAAATGTCAGTGGAAGCGGTAAAGGAGGCCAAAAGGGCCGTAACTGATGGTAGTGTGACTCGGCTTCCGGATCTGTTGACGATCCTGAAAAGCACTGTATCCCGGTGTGTCAGAGAAAAGATCAAGGTCTTCGGTTCCGAAGGCAAAGCTTAG
- a CDS encoding carbohydrate kinase family protein, translating into MTGYEVIVAGLVTVDLIPTFLHSSHVPLAEMVRPGKLNHVGPLQFSTGGAVSNTGIALIKLGAKTRLMGKVGDDYLGTVAVSILGRYVPEADRMVRKGEQTSYTIVMSPASTDRVFFHYPGCNDTFTAADVDQAAVAGAKVFHFGYPPLMKAMYANQGEELVRLVKKAKECGLTVSLDLAMPDPHSEALKADWPLIFRRVLPYVDVFLPSLEEALLLWDPAAYKDFDSLNPQKREEHIPSLAVKLAGDFLDLGASIVGIKCGVLGYHVQTKAALSAAKLGLGAPADLNNWAGRKLFCASYKPETFASATGAGDCSIAGFLMAMLRGCTLEETVNAACAVGAQNVRKLDATAGVEDWEYTLQMMRRPWERLFLPLDEAWTYDPVGKVWVEK; encoded by the coding sequence ATGACGGGTTATGAAGTAATTGTGGCCGGCCTTGTTACGGTAGATCTGATCCCTACCTTTCTCCACAGTTCCCACGTGCCCTTGGCGGAGATGGTGCGTCCGGGGAAGCTGAATCATGTGGGGCCATTGCAGTTTAGCACCGGCGGTGCCGTGTCCAACACCGGTATCGCCCTGATTAAATTGGGAGCAAAGACTCGATTGATGGGCAAGGTCGGGGATGATTATCTGGGAACGGTGGCGGTCAGTATCCTGGGGCGCTATGTTCCGGAGGCGGACCGGATGGTGCGGAAGGGAGAACAGACCTCCTACACCATTGTTATGTCGCCGGCCAGTACCGATCGGGTTTTTTTCCACTATCCCGGGTGCAATGATACCTTTACCGCGGCGGATGTGGACCAGGCAGCCGTTGCCGGGGCGAAGGTGTTTCATTTCGGTTACCCGCCCCTGATGAAGGCCATGTACGCTAACCAAGGGGAAGAGCTGGTTCGCCTGGTCAAGAAAGCAAAAGAATGCGGGCTTACGGTATCTTTGGATCTGGCTATGCCCGATCCCCACAGTGAGGCGCTCAAGGCCGACTGGCCCCTCATTTTCCGCCGGGTTCTGCCCTATGTGGATGTGTTCCTGCCTAGTCTGGAGGAGGCCCTGCTTTTATGGGACCCGGCGGCCTATAAAGATTTCGACTCTCTGAATCCGCAGAAACGGGAAGAACACATTCCCTCTCTTGCGGTGAAGCTGGCCGGTGACTTCTTGGACCTTGGTGCATCAATAGTGGGTATCAAGTGCGGTGTACTGGGATACCACGTTCAGACCAAAGCGGCTCTATCTGCTGCGAAACTGGGCCTGGGTGCACCGGCGGATCTGAACAATTGGGCGGGACGCAAGCTGTTTTGCGCCAGTTACAAACCAGAGACCTTTGCTTCGGCCACCGGGGCCGGGGATTGTTCCATCGCAGGCTTCTTAATGGCTATGCTCCGGGGATGTACCCTGGAGGAGACGGTGAACGCGGCCTGCGCCGTAGGGGCGCAAAACGTTCGGAAACTTGATGCCACCGCCGGAGTGGAGGATTGGGAGTATACTTTGCAGATGATGCGAAGACCCTGGGAACGTTTGTTCCTTCCTCTCGACGAGGCCTGGACCTACGATCCGGTGGGGAAAGTGTGGGTGGAAAAGTAG
- a CDS encoding gluconokinase: CRTVAFTADLTVLAVSQREYPLHTGFAGEAEQDPEEIFAAACATIAGAVSQLPRGAQVAGLVLTAAMHSFLCLDGEKRPLTRAWTWADARSQRQADQLKQVWGDRFYQRTGCPFHPMYWPAKLAYIQECHPEVWRRTRLVMSLKDYVVYRLTGRLMSDQSLASATGVFNTHKLDWDPWLTAQLGVPQEFLLPAADPFTVLDGLLPAQAETLGLPAGVPVILGASDGAMSNLGCGAVQPNSMALMVGTSGALRVVRKEPLLSPHQHTWCYYLGHRRWIVGGSTNNGGNALKWLRDNLFAGELGYDEITALAASVPPGSRGVRFLPFLAGERCIHWRGRATGAFLNLALAHGRAELARAVLEGVAFQMYTVYEALCQVAGTPEEIRATGGLTNSLLWLEIFSGVFRKPLLLPDYGEGSAQGAALLAMVALGWLPSLEMAAEQIRIQGVVEGEAAPVYAVAYAQYCQLYAALAPFYDEAH; encoded by the coding sequence CTGTCGTACCGTCGCTTTTACTGCGGACTTGACGGTCCTCGCGGTCAGTCAAAGGGAGTACCCCTTGCACACTGGGTTCGCCGGGGAAGCGGAACAGGATCCGGAGGAGATCTTTGCCGCGGCCTGCGCGACCATTGCCGGCGCTGTCTCCCAGCTGCCCCGGGGCGCCCAGGTGGCAGGCCTGGTCCTGACCGCAGCCATGCACAGCTTCCTCTGCCTGGATGGGGAGAAAAGGCCCTTGACCAGGGCCTGGACCTGGGCGGATGCCCGCAGCCAGCGCCAGGCGGACCAGCTGAAGCAGGTTTGGGGGGATCGCTTCTACCAGCGTACCGGCTGCCCGTTCCACCCGATGTATTGGCCCGCTAAGCTTGCCTATATCCAGGAGTGCCATCCCGAAGTGTGGCGTCGTACCCGCTTGGTGATGTCCCTCAAGGATTACGTGGTTTATCGCCTGACGGGTCGGTTGATGAGTGATCAGTCCCTGGCTTCCGCCACAGGGGTGTTTAATACCCACAAGCTGGACTGGGATCCCTGGCTTACGGCCCAGCTGGGGGTGCCCCAAGAGTTCTTGCTTCCCGCCGCTGACCCCTTTACGGTGCTGGATGGGCTTCTGCCCGCCCAGGCGGAAACCCTGGGGCTTCCCGCGGGTGTGCCAGTGATCCTGGGCGCCTCCGACGGGGCGATGTCCAACCTGGGGTGCGGGGCTGTCCAGCCGAACAGCATGGCCCTGATGGTCGGCACCAGCGGCGCCTTACGGGTGGTCCGAAAGGAACCACTGTTAAGCCCGCATCAGCACACCTGGTGCTATTACCTGGGCCATCGGCGGTGGATCGTGGGCGGCTCCACGAACAACGGCGGGAATGCCTTGAAATGGCTGCGCGACAACCTCTTTGCCGGAGAGCTGGGGTATGATGAGATTACTGCCCTAGCCGCAAGCGTTCCCCCGGGCAGCCGGGGTGTGCGCTTCCTGCCGTTCTTGGCGGGGGAAAGATGTATTCACTGGCGGGGCAGGGCGACGGGCGCGTTCCTCAATCTGGCTTTGGCCCATGGCCGGGCGGAGTTGGCCCGGGCTGTTCTGGAGGGTGTGGCCTTCCAGATGTACACTGTCTACGAGGCCCTTTGCCAGGTGGCCGGGACGCCGGAGGAAATCCGGGCGACGGGCGGACTGACCAATTCGCTGCTTTGGCTGGAGATCTTTAGCGGTGTCTTCCGTAAACCGCTCCTGCTTCCAGACTACGGGGAGGGTAGCGCACAGGGCGCCGCCCTGTTGGCCATGGTGGCGTTGGGCTGGCTGCCCAGTCTGGAGATGGCGGCGGAACAGATCCGCATCCAAGGGGTGGTGGAAGGGGAAGCCGCCCCGGTCTATGCAGTCGCCTACGCCCAATACTGCCAGCTTTACGCCGCCCTTGCTCCCTTTTATGACGAAGCCCACTAG
- a CDS encoding fucose isomerase, with amino-acid sequence MKKLTFGLIIGKRGFFPAHLCETGQQEMIEVIKSLGHEVVCLTDGPAGLEGIEDAQRCAKLFAEHGEEISGIVVSLPNFGDERTVANAIRWSGLNVPVLVHAFPDQVDKLDIDHRRDSFCGKISVCNVLRQYGIPFSLTRSHTISPSSDEFKEDLQWFAGVCRIVKGLKNLRLGAIGTRPAAFATVRYSEKILERAGITVEPIDLSEILGRAQSLGDQDAAVLEKLASIEQYITINSGNKDSLLRMAKFGAVIDQWVKEHNLKGTAIQCWTSLEENFGITPCSIMSMLTDQLIPSACEVDITGLISMYALQLASQEASAIVDWNNNYGNDPDKVVFFHCSNYPKSLLETSEMGEHKIISRDVGRENAFGTVCGRLKSGPFTFARITTDDTSGQIRAYLGEGTMTSDPAETFGGYGVAQIPGLQDLMKYVCYNGFEHHAAIGYGNYASMVYEAFTRYLNWETYYHQE; translated from the coding sequence ATGAAAAAACTTACTTTCGGGTTGATCATAGGAAAACGGGGCTTTTTCCCCGCACACCTGTGTGAGACCGGACAGCAGGAAATGATCGAGGTTATCAAGTCTCTGGGCCATGAGGTGGTCTGTCTCACCGATGGGCCCGCAGGGCTGGAAGGGATCGAAGATGCCCAACGATGCGCCAAGCTCTTTGCTGAACATGGAGAGGAAATCAGTGGTATTGTCGTGAGTCTGCCTAACTTCGGAGACGAGCGAACTGTGGCCAATGCCATCCGGTGGTCCGGTTTAAATGTTCCGGTTCTTGTACACGCGTTCCCCGACCAGGTAGATAAGCTGGACATTGACCATCGGCGGGACAGTTTTTGCGGAAAGATCTCCGTCTGCAACGTCCTGCGGCAGTATGGAATTCCCTTCTCCCTCACCCGTTCCCATACGATCAGCCCGAGCAGTGACGAGTTCAAAGAAGATCTTCAGTGGTTTGCCGGGGTCTGCAGGATCGTAAAGGGATTGAAGAATCTAAGGTTGGGGGCCATCGGCACCCGCCCCGCGGCCTTCGCTACCGTCAGATACAGCGAGAAAATTCTAGAACGGGCCGGCATTACGGTGGAACCCATTGATCTTTCCGAGATCCTTGGCCGGGCCCAATCCCTGGGAGATCAGGATGCGGCCGTACTGGAAAAACTCGCGTCCATCGAGCAGTACATTACCATCAACAGTGGCAACAAGGATAGTCTGTTGCGGATGGCCAAGTTCGGAGCAGTGATCGATCAATGGGTCAAAGAGCACAACCTGAAGGGAACTGCCATTCAGTGCTGGACCTCCCTGGAGGAGAACTTCGGGATCACGCCCTGCAGCATCATGAGCATGCTGACGGACCAGCTTATCCCCAGTGCCTGCGAAGTGGACATCACGGGCTTGATCAGCATGTACGCGCTGCAGCTGGCCTCGCAAGAAGCCAGTGCCATCGTGGATTGGAACAATAACTACGGTAACGATCCGGACAAAGTAGTGTTTTTCCACTGTAGCAACTATCCGAAGAGCCTACTGGAGACCTCAGAAATGGGTGAACACAAGATCATTTCCCGGGACGTGGGTAGGGAGAATGCCTTCGGCACTGTCTGCGGCCGCCTTAAGAGCGGACCCTTCACCTTTGCTCGGATCACCACCGATGATACCAGCGGCCAGATTCGAGCCTACCTCGGAGAGGGCACCATGACCTCGGATCCAGCGGAGACCTTCGGCGGATACGGAGTGGCCCAGATTCCCGGCCTGCAGGATCTCATGAAATATGTATGTTACAATGGATTTGAACACCATGCAGCCATCGGCTATGGGAACTACGCTAGCATGGTATATGAGGCCTTCACCCGTTACCTCAACTGGGAGACCTACTACCATCAAGAGTAG
- the tkt gene encoding transketolase, protein MVLIPWRCEALTDNHIIKTIANTIRGLSADGVQAANSGHPGMPLGCAEIGAVLFTEILKHDPSDPQWPNRDRFVLSAGHGSMFLYSLLHLTGYPLSLDDLRNFRQLGSKTPGHPEYEPSLGVETTTGPLGQGIGNAVGMALAEAMLAARFNTAQRTIVDHYTYVLCGDGCQMEGISYEAASLAGHLGLGKLILIYDSNQISIEGSTDLAFSENVAQRYASFGWDVTEIDGHNIDEIRSALQRAKTILDKPSLIIARTSIAKGAPNLEGSAASHGAPLGEEEVRLLKEGMGFPVDETFYVPKEVTDFFQEKRREWTAVRKQWEECFEQWKQEAPERYQLYQQHFSEQLPANLGSAIEFTSDVSTRDAGGMVLNALAKELPAIVGGSADLSPSTKTDLKGAGAVTRDNFLGRNIHFGIREHAMGSILNGMSLHGGFRVYGSTFLVFSDYMRPPIRLAALMGQPVVFVLTHDSIHVGEDGPTHQPVEHIEALRLIPNLHVIRPADAWETKAAWLFALAEKGAPTALLLSRQKLPLLEGTKDCPMEKGGYVLVDGAAEPDIVLIGTGSEVALCVAAAEELRKEGITARVVSVPCRELFLSQDAAYIKKVLGDKAPRLVVEAGRTSGWHAVVNGNGSVVGIDRFGESGPGEEVAEALGISLSNVVNQAKRLLGH, encoded by the coding sequence ATGGTCCTAATTCCTTGGAGGTGTGAGGCATTGACAGATAACCACATAATCAAGACAATCGCCAATACCATACGGGGCTTGAGTGCCGACGGGGTACAAGCGGCCAATTCGGGACATCCCGGCATGCCCTTAGGCTGTGCGGAAATCGGGGCGGTACTTTTCACAGAAATCCTCAAACATGATCCTTCGGATCCCCAATGGCCCAATCGAGATCGCTTCGTCCTGTCCGCAGGTCATGGTTCCATGTTCCTGTACTCCCTGTTGCATCTGACGGGTTATCCCTTGTCTTTGGATGATCTGCGCAACTTCAGGCAGCTGGGTTCCAAAACCCCAGGGCACCCGGAATACGAGCCGTCCCTGGGGGTGGAAACCACAACGGGACCCTTAGGCCAAGGTATCGGCAATGCCGTGGGCATGGCCCTGGCCGAAGCGATGTTGGCGGCCCGTTTCAACACCGCCCAACGGACCATTGTGGATCATTATACTTATGTCCTATGTGGTGACGGCTGCCAGATGGAGGGCATCTCCTACGAAGCAGCTTCTCTGGCAGGGCATCTGGGACTGGGGAAACTCATCTTGATCTATGACTCGAACCAGATCAGTATCGAGGGCAGCACAGACCTGGCCTTCAGTGAAAATGTAGCCCAAAGGTACGCCTCCTTTGGCTGGGACGTCACGGAGATCGATGGACATAACATCGACGAGATCCGCAGTGCGCTCCAAAGGGCCAAGACAATCCTGGACAAACCCTCGTTGATTATCGCCAGGACTAGCATTGCGAAGGGTGCCCCTAATCTGGAAGGATCCGCCGCATCCCACGGTGCCCCCCTTGGGGAAGAGGAGGTCCGTTTGCTCAAGGAAGGTATGGGCTTTCCCGTGGACGAGACTTTCTATGTACCAAAGGAAGTCACAGACTTTTTCCAAGAAAAACGGAGGGAATGGACCGCAGTCCGCAAACAATGGGAAGAATGCTTTGAGCAGTGGAAACAGGAGGCACCCGAACGGTACCAGCTCTATCAGCAGCATTTTTCCGAACAACTGCCTGCAAATCTGGGCTCCGCCATCGAGTTTACGTCCGATGTGTCCACCCGGGATGCAGGTGGAATGGTGCTGAACGCACTGGCCAAGGAACTACCCGCCATCGTCGGCGGTTCCGCAGACCTCTCCCCCTCCACGAAGACAGATCTGAAGGGTGCCGGTGCCGTGACTAGGGACAACTTCCTGGGACGGAACATCCATTTTGGCATCAGGGAACATGCCATGGGTAGCATCCTCAATGGAATGAGCCTCCATGGCGGATTCCGGGTCTATGGTTCCACCTTTCTCGTCTTCTCCGACTACATGCGGCCACCCATCCGGCTGGCGGCTTTGATGGGACAACCGGTGGTATTCGTACTCACCCACGACTCCATCCACGTGGGCGAAGACGGCCCCACCCATCAACCGGTGGAACATATTGAAGCTCTGCGACTGATCCCCAACCTGCATGTGATCCGGCCTGCGGACGCCTGGGAGACCAAGGCCGCCTGGCTCTTCGCCCTGGCCGAAAAAGGCGCCCCCACTGCGCTGCTCCTCAGCCGGCAAAAACTCCCCCTCCTGGAGGGGACTAAGGACTGTCCGATGGAAAAAGGCGGCTATGTCCTCGTGGATGGTGCAGCAGAACCAGACATCGTGCTCATCGGCACTGGAAGCGAAGTGGCATTGTGTGTTGCGGCGGCCGAAGAACTGAGAAAAGAGGGAATCACTGCTCGGGTAGTGTCTGTACCCTGCCGCGAGCTTTTCCTCTCCCAGGATGCTGCGTACATCAAGAAGGTTTTGGGAGACAAGGCACCCCGGCTTGTGGTGGAGGCAGGTCGCACCAGTGGCTGGCATGCTGTGGTCAATGGTAACGGATCTGTAGTCGGGATCGATCGTTTCGGTGAAAGCGGTCCCGGAGAAGAAGTGGCAGAAGCCCTTGGTATTTCTCTCAGTAACGTGGTCAACCAGGCCAAGAGGCTTTTGGGCCATTAG
- a CDS encoding zinc ribbon domain-containing protein has translation MYCTNCGAEISDKAEYCPRCGFHPKKQRNFCNQCGAALKPNQELCIQCGKLIRTAPSVTRLAPWAAALISFFIPGLGQILVGQVVKGCVILILTLTAFLFGPIINILAALDAYLITKKINRGTAVGPWEFF, from the coding sequence ATGTATTGTACTAACTGCGGTGCGGAGATCTCCGACAAAGCTGAGTATTGCCCCCGGTGCGGCTTTCATCCTAAGAAACAGCGCAATTTCTGCAACCAATGTGGGGCTGCTTTGAAACCCAATCAGGAACTCTGCATACAATGCGGAAAGTTGATCAGAACCGCTCCATCGGTTACACGTTTAGCGCCGTGGGCTGCGGCGCTGATCTCCTTCTTCATCCCCGGGTTAGGCCAGATTTTGGTGGGTCAGGTAGTGAAGGGATGTGTGATCCTAATCCTCACCCTGACCGCTTTCCTCTTCGGCCCCATTATCAACATCCTTGCGGCCTTAGATGCCTATCTCATCACCAAGAAGATCAACCGAGGCACCGCGGTAGGCCCATGGGAATTCTTTTGA
- a CDS encoding zinc ribbon domain-containing protein yields MFCRECGMEINDKAEICVHCGVRPLNSDRFCQACGAETRPGQEVCIICGNRLKRLSDTDESLGLVKAVSCCFPLIGAVLYLVWKTDKPKNADTACKWALIGLLVEAGLYLFSFCLGVLSM; encoded by the coding sequence ATGTTCTGTCGAGAGTGCGGCATGGAGATTAACGATAAAGCGGAAATATGCGTGCACTGCGGCGTACGGCCGCTTAATAGTGATAGATTCTGCCAGGCCTGCGGGGCGGAAACACGACCGGGACAGGAAGTCTGCATCATCTGTGGAAACCGGTTAAAGCGTTTAAGCGACACCGATGAATCCTTGGGGCTGGTAAAAGCAGTGTCCTGCTGTTTCCCCTTGATCGGCGCGGTCCTGTATCTAGTTTGGAAAACCGACAAGCCGAAAAATGCGGACACCGCCTGCAAGTGGGCCTTGATCGGCCTGCTTGTGGAGGCTGGTCTCTACTTATTCTCCTTTTGCCTTGGTGTCCTTTCCATGTAG
- a CDS encoding DUF2085 domain-containing protein, with protein MCHRLPERSFFIRGRQLPLCARCTGILIGYFCGGIYALLWGALPLPVTILLMVPLVIDGTGQYLGWWMSTNPRRLITGIMAGIATDFLVYYAVIFGFRQGVLLGQFLKQR; from the coding sequence ATGTGTCATCGTTTGCCGGAGCGTTCCTTCTTCATCAGAGGACGTCAGTTGCCCTTATGTGCTCGATGCACCGGAATCCTCATTGGCTACTTTTGCGGCGGTATCTACGCCTTGCTGTGGGGAGCCTTGCCTTTGCCAGTGACAATCCTCTTGATGGTTCCCCTGGTCATCGATGGCACCGGACAGTATCTTGGCTGGTGGATGAGTACCAACCCCAGAAGATTAATCACGGGGATCATGGCCGGTATCGCCACGGATTTCTTGGTGTACTATGCGGTTATCTTCGGGTTTCGGCAAGGTGTGCTGCTGGGACAATTTCTTAAACAAAGGTGA